From Pulveribacter suum, a single genomic window includes:
- a CDS encoding tRNA-uridine aminocarboxypropyltransferase — protein sequence MTQKPPAAPHAVARLRDARLARSAKPFLARGGSRRAHCAGCRLVVTHCTCALRPQRATQAGVCLLMHDIEPLKPSNTGWLIADVVADTWAFGWSRTEADPALLALLQDARWQPFIVFPAEGLAPGRAVVQAAAADVPALPVPPGRRPLFVLLDATWAEARKMFRKSPYLERFPVLALQGDAPSRYRLRHAPQGGQWCTSEVAARCLELAGDAHAAAVLHTWLDVFGERYEQARQQRPAQPASAAHQQLAALAAASLTPTTP from the coding sequence ATGACCCAAAAACCACCCGCTGCGCCGCACGCCGTCGCCCGCCTGCGCGACGCCCGCCTGGCGCGCTCGGCCAAGCCCTTTCTGGCCCGCGGCGGCTCGCGCCGCGCGCACTGCGCGGGCTGCCGCCTGGTCGTCACCCATTGCACCTGCGCCCTGCGCCCGCAGCGCGCCACGCAGGCGGGCGTGTGCCTGTTGATGCACGACATCGAGCCGCTCAAGCCCAGCAACACCGGCTGGCTGATCGCTGACGTGGTGGCTGACACCTGGGCCTTCGGCTGGTCGCGCACCGAGGCCGACCCGGCCCTGCTGGCGCTGCTGCAGGACGCACGCTGGCAGCCGTTCATCGTCTTTCCGGCCGAGGGCTTGGCGCCCGGCCGCGCCGTGGTGCAGGCCGCGGCGGCCGACGTGCCGGCGCTGCCCGTGCCACCCGGGCGCCGGCCGCTCTTCGTGCTGCTGGACGCCACCTGGGCCGAGGCGCGCAAGATGTTCCGCAAGAGCCCGTACCTGGAGCGCTTCCCCGTGCTGGCGCTGCAGGGCGACGCGCCGTCTCGCTACCGCCTGCGCCACGCGCCCCAGGGCGGGCAGTGGTGCACCAGCGAAGTGGCGGCGCGCTGCCTGGAGCTGGCGGGCGACGCGCATGCCGCCGCCGTGCTGCACACCTGGCTGGACGTGTTCGGCGAGCGCTACGAACAGGCCCGCCAGCAGCGCCCCGCCCAGCCCGCCAGCGCCGCGCACCAGCAGCTGGCCGCGCTGGCCGCCGCTTCCCTAACGCCCACCACACCATGA
- a CDS encoding 3-oxoacyl-ACP reductase yields the protein MQLSEQWVLVTGGARGLGQAIVRALAREGAGVVINYHRSEAAAQALADELGPRTIALQADVTDAAAVQRLFATARERTGAPITAVVNNALAQFSFDGDARPKLGDIAWERFSQQIEGAVKGALNTMQAALPGMRAQGFGRIVNVGTNLFQNPVVPYHDYTAAKAALLSLTRTAAHDLGPDGITVNMVSGGLLRTTDASSATPEAVFDLIASMTPLRRVTTPAEFADAVLFFLSPWARAVTGQNLVVDSGLVKD from the coding sequence ATGCAACTGTCCGAACAATGGGTCCTGGTCACCGGCGGCGCCCGTGGCCTAGGCCAAGCCATCGTGCGCGCCCTAGCGCGCGAGGGCGCTGGCGTGGTCATCAACTACCACCGCAGCGAAGCCGCTGCCCAGGCCCTGGCCGACGAGCTGGGCCCGCGCACCATCGCCCTGCAGGCCGACGTGACCGACGCCGCCGCCGTGCAACGCCTCTTCGCCACCGCACGCGAGCGCACCGGCGCCCCCATCACCGCCGTCGTCAACAACGCCCTGGCGCAGTTCTCCTTCGACGGCGACGCGCGCCCCAAGCTGGGCGACATCGCCTGGGAGCGCTTCAGCCAGCAGATCGAGGGCGCCGTGAAGGGCGCGCTCAACACCATGCAGGCCGCCCTGCCCGGCATGCGCGCGCAGGGCTTTGGGCGCATCGTGAACGTGGGCACCAACCTGTTTCAGAACCCGGTGGTGCCCTACCACGACTACACGGCGGCCAAGGCGGCGCTGCTGTCGCTGACCCGCACGGCGGCGCACGACCTGGGGCCCGACGGCATCACGGTGAACATGGTCTCGGGCGGGCTCTTGCGCACCACGGACGCGAGCAGCGCCACGCCCGAGGCGGTGTTCGACCTGATCGCCAGCATGACCCCGCTGCGCCGCGTGACCACGCCGGCCGAGTTTGCCGATGCGGTGCTGTTCTTCCTCTCGCCCTGGGCGCGGGCGGTGACGGGACAGAACCTGGTGGTGGACAGCGGGTTGGTCAAGGACTGA
- a CDS encoding DUF1439 domain-containing protein produces MTIPTQPPRRAALAWAATTAAALAALAVLPGCASAATPRYTIGARELQQALATRFPRRYPLAGVLEVELQAPALKLLPERNLINAVLDLQAIGLLLQGRQPSGVLDLDFGLRYEPSDHTIRADRLQVNALRVQGLPPALAQNVARYGVPLAQQALQDAVLHQLRPKDLALAGTLGVQPGAIRITPAGIVVDFANRSAAR; encoded by the coding sequence ATGACCATACCCACCCAACCGCCGCGCCGCGCCGCCCTGGCCTGGGCCGCCACCACCGCCGCCGCCCTGGCCGCCCTGGCCGTGCTGCCCGGCTGCGCCAGCGCCGCCACGCCGCGCTACACCATCGGCGCGCGCGAACTGCAGCAGGCCCTGGCCACGCGCTTTCCGCGCCGCTACCCGCTTGCCGGCGTGCTGGAGGTGGAGCTGCAGGCCCCCGCCCTCAAGCTGCTGCCCGAGCGCAACCTGATCAACGCCGTGCTCGACCTGCAGGCCATCGGCCTGTTGCTGCAGGGCCGCCAGCCCAGCGGCGTGCTGGACCTGGACTTCGGCCTGCGCTACGAGCCCTCGGACCACACCATCCGCGCCGACCGCCTACAGGTCAACGCCCTGCGCGTGCAGGGCCTGCCGCCGGCGCTGGCGCAGAACGTGGCGCGCTACGGCGTGCCCCTGGCCCAGCAGGCGCTGCAGGACGCCGTGCTGCACCAGCTGCGCCCCAAGGATTTGGCCCTGGCCGGCACCCTGGGCGTGCAGCCGGGCGCCATCCGCATCACGCCCGCCGGCATCGTGGTGGACTTCGCCAACCGCTCCGCCGCGCGCTGA
- a CDS encoding IS1595 family transposase: MVQKNTYFRRSKLSEAKFRQIVRLFAMDLTATDCAELCGVSVRSINAIYLRMRARMAEHCEALSPLVGELEADESYFGPRRVRGLRGRGAGRKTVVFGLLKRGDCVYTEIVPDASKRTLQAIIRGKADIASVIHTDRWRGYDGLVDVGFDKHFRVSHGANEFARGSVHVNGIESFWSFAKRRPAQFNGVPRKTFYLHLKETEFRFNYRNQNLYKALLSLLRNNPL, encoded by the coding sequence GTGGTTCAGAAAAACACGTACTTCAGGCGTTCCAAGCTGAGCGAGGCCAAGTTTCGCCAGATCGTGCGGCTGTTTGCGATGGACTTGACTGCCACGGACTGTGCCGAGCTTTGCGGCGTATCGGTGCGTTCGATCAATGCGATCTACCTGCGCATGCGCGCCCGGATGGCCGAGCACTGCGAGGCGCTGTCGCCACTCGTCGGTGAGCTGGAGGCCGATGAGTCGTACTTTGGCCCCAGGCGCGTGCGAGGCTTGCGCGGGCGCGGCGCGGGCCGCAAAACAGTCGTGTTCGGTCTGCTCAAACGCGGCGACTGCGTGTACACCGAAATCGTGCCGGACGCCTCCAAACGCACGCTGCAAGCCATCATCCGCGGCAAGGCGGACATCGCCAGCGTCATCCACACCGATCGCTGGCGCGGCTATGACGGCTTGGTGGATGTGGGCTTTGACAAACACTTTCGCGTCAGCCACGGAGCCAACGAGTTCGCCCGCGGCTCGGTGCATGTCAACGGCATCGAGAGCTTTTGGAGCTTTGCCAAGCGGCGCCCGGCGCAGTTCAACGGCGTGCCGCGCAAGACGTTTTACCTGCACCTGAAGGAGACTGAGTTTCGCTTCAACTATCGCAACCAAAACCTCTACAAGGCACTGCTCTCGTTGCTGAGAAACAATCCGCTTTGA
- a CDS encoding FKBP-type peptidyl-prolyl cis-trans isomerase, whose product MNIDKDTAVTLNYTLTDAATGKTLDSGHVAYLHGGYDNIFAKVEAALQGQGAGHAATVELAVGDAFGERDESLVRTIPKSEFPPSVKVGGQLQGPGPDGQTMVFHVARIKGPEVHLDGNHPLAGKALRFSCKVTEVRAATPEEIAHRHVHGGHGHHH is encoded by the coding sequence ATGAACATCGACAAAGACACCGCCGTCACCCTGAACTACACGCTGACCGACGCCGCCACCGGCAAGACGCTGGACAGCGGCCACGTCGCCTACCTGCATGGCGGCTACGACAACATCTTTGCCAAGGTGGAGGCGGCCCTGCAGGGCCAGGGCGCGGGCCATGCGGCCACGGTCGAGCTGGCCGTGGGCGACGCCTTCGGCGAGCGCGACGAGTCGCTGGTGCGCACCATCCCCAAGAGCGAATTCCCGCCCAGCGTGAAGGTCGGCGGCCAGCTGCAGGGCCCCGGCCCCGACGGCCAGACGATGGTGTTTCACGTCGCCCGCATCAAGGGCCCCGAGGTGCACCTGGACGGCAATCACCCTCTGGCTGGCAAGGCCCTGCGCTTTAGCTGCAAGGTGACCGAGGTGCGCGCCGCCACGCCCGAGGAAATCGCCCACCGCCACGTGCACGGCGGCCACGGCCACCACCACTGA
- a CDS encoding SDR family oxidoreductase, which yields MPTPESHRPLAPSSLLPADAVVVITGASSGIGHAAALAFARRGARLVLASRNPDTLAPVALACCGVGGQAIGIPTDVTNPAAVQALADKAVRHYGRIDVWVNAAGVGAIGRFDDVPLAAHRRVIEANLLGHMHGAHAALARFRQQRHGRLINMVSVGGWLPTPYAAAYAASKAGVRALSESLRAEVADLPLVHVCDVAPTFVDSPGLSHGANYTGRRIDPPLPMVDPHAVAETIVQLAGAPRPRAVTFMGTGTLAGRVAHAVAPGAVARLMRRASDFALRRARPVPLSEGNLFRPSLQTSVEGGRRHRHADAVGTAATVTALAALGLAAGWWLGRRRR from the coding sequence ATGCCGACACCGGAATCGCACCGCCCCCTCGCCCCTTCCTCCCTGCTGCCCGCCGACGCGGTGGTGGTCATCACCGGCGCCTCCAGCGGCATCGGCCACGCCGCGGCGCTGGCCTTTGCCCGGCGCGGCGCGCGCCTGGTGCTGGCCTCGCGCAACCCTGACACCCTGGCCCCCGTGGCGCTGGCCTGCTGCGGCGTGGGCGGGCAGGCCATCGGCATCCCCACCGACGTCACCAACCCCGCCGCCGTGCAAGCCCTGGCGGACAAGGCGGTGCGCCACTACGGCCGCATCGACGTCTGGGTCAACGCTGCAGGCGTGGGCGCCATCGGCCGCTTCGACGACGTGCCGCTGGCCGCCCATCGGCGCGTGATCGAGGCCAATTTGCTGGGCCACATGCACGGCGCGCACGCGGCGCTGGCACGCTTTCGCCAGCAGCGCCATGGGCGGCTGATCAACATGGTGTCGGTCGGCGGCTGGCTGCCCACGCCCTATGCCGCGGCCTACGCCGCCAGCAAGGCCGGCGTGCGCGCGCTGTCCGAATCGCTGCGCGCCGAGGTGGCCGACCTGCCCCTGGTGCATGTGTGCGACGTGGCGCCCACCTTCGTCGATTCGCCCGGCCTGTCGCACGGCGCCAACTACACGGGCCGGCGCATCGACCCGCCCCTGCCCATGGTGGACCCGCACGCCGTGGCCGAGACCATCGTGCAGCTGGCGGGCGCCCCGCGCCCGCGCGCCGTCACGTTCATGGGCACGGGCACGCTGGCCGGGCGCGTGGCGCACGCCGTGGCCCCGGGCGCCGTGGCGCGGCTGATGCGCCGCGCCAGCGACTTTGCCCTGCGCCGGGCGCGGCCGGTGCCGCTGTCCGAGGGCAACTTGTTTCGCCCCTCGCTGCAGACCTCGGTGGAGGGCGGGCGCCGCCATCGCCATGCCGACGCCGTGGGCACGGCGGCCACCGTCACCGCGCTGGCCGCGCTGGGCCTGGCCGCAGGCTGGTGGTTGGGCCGGCGCCGGCGCTGA
- a CDS encoding glutathione S-transferase N-terminal domain-containing protein → MPLDHPITAQWPARNPDVLQLYSLNTPNGVKVSIMLEETGLDYEPHLVDFAKDDQHSPAFLSLNPNNKIPAIIDPNGPGGRQLALFESGAILVYLAAKTGSLLPKDDLERYETLQWLFWQVGGVGPMFGQLGFFTKFDGKDWEDKRPLGRYLKETRRLLGVLDERLKDQTWIMGEDYTIADIAVLPMVRNLIEFYGAGELVGMGDFRQVQRVLANFLDRPAVQRGLTIPSRE, encoded by the coding sequence ATGCCCCTGGATCACCCCATCACCGCCCAATGGCCGGCCCGCAACCCCGATGTGCTGCAGCTGTATTCGCTGAACACGCCCAACGGCGTGAAGGTGTCGATCATGCTGGAGGAGACCGGGCTGGACTACGAGCCGCATCTGGTGGACTTCGCTAAGGACGACCAGCACTCGCCCGCGTTCCTGTCGCTCAACCCGAACAACAAGATCCCGGCCATCATCGACCCCAACGGCCCGGGCGGGCGGCAGCTCGCGCTGTTCGAGTCCGGCGCCATCCTGGTCTATCTGGCGGCCAAGACGGGCTCGCTGCTGCCCAAGGACGACCTCGAACGCTACGAGACGCTGCAATGGCTGTTCTGGCAGGTCGGCGGCGTGGGCCCCATGTTTGGCCAGCTGGGCTTTTTCACCAAGTTCGACGGCAAGGACTGGGAGGACAAGCGCCCGCTGGGCCGCTACCTGAAGGAAACCCGGCGCCTGCTGGGCGTGCTGGACGAGCGGTTGAAGGACCAAACCTGGATCATGGGCGAGGACTACACGATCGCCGACATCGCCGTGCTGCCCATGGTGCGCAACCTGATCGAGTTCTACGGCGCGGGCGAGCTGGTGGGCATGGGCGACTTCCGCCAGGTGCAGCGCGTGCTGGCCAACTTCCTGGACCGGCCGGCGGTGCAGCGCGGCCTGACAATCCCGTCGCGCGAATAG